A genomic region of Dickeya solani IPO 2222 contains the following coding sequences:
- the fhuA gene encoding ferrichrome porin FhuA, which yields MITLQGAGFGQVSPSHAQKRALALLISAALAGVAPVTAYADDTITTDTINVNASAAASPENAWGAAPTIAAKRSATGTKTDSAIEKNPQSVSVVTSEEMQTRQVVSVKDALNYTPGVFAGNRGSSNTYDVVNLRGFTAVNTNQYLDGLKLQGDNYSEASLDPYMLERVEVLRGPVSVLYGKSSPGGLVALVSKRPTAETIREVQFKMGTDNLFQTGFDFGGAVDDQGVYTYRLTGVAKSSDTQQDLAKEKRYAIAPSFSWQPDENTRFTLLTDFQNDPYAGFYGWLPRQGTVNPFLDSNGNPHKLSTSFNDGEASNKMARNQKMVGYSAEHVFNDTWTVRQNLRYMQLETQYRGIYGTGISASLPYVMDRASVISHERLNSFTVDNQAQATFSTADVSHTMLFGVDYMRMRNDIDEYFGSASSLNLLNPAYGNDSIPADSLSPWNFLNRQEQTGGYVQDQAQWNQWLVTLGGRYDRAKTSAQNRTAGTTDANSQGQFTWRGGVNYLFDNGITPYFSYSESFEPTSGASASGQTFKPSLGKQYEAGVKYVPKDRPLVLTAAVYSLTKSNNLTTDPDNTNFSVQSGEITVRGLELEAKSALTQNINVTAAYSHVNAKYTHDTDLQGKRPYQIPNNQASLWADYTFNRSVLSGLTVGSGVRYVGSSYGDANNTFKVAPYGLLDAMVKYDLAAFGMSGSSLAVNVDNLLNRQYVASCYTDYACYWGSERRVTATATFRF from the coding sequence ATGATAACACTACAAGGCGCAGGCTTCGGTCAGGTCTCCCCTTCGCATGCCCAAAAACGCGCGCTGGCGCTGTTGATTTCCGCCGCTCTGGCGGGTGTGGCACCAGTAACGGCGTACGCGGACGACACCATCACCACTGATACCATCAACGTTAACGCCTCAGCGGCGGCCTCGCCGGAAAATGCGTGGGGCGCCGCGCCGACGATTGCGGCCAAACGCAGCGCCACCGGCACCAAAACCGACTCGGCGATTGAAAAAAATCCCCAGTCGGTGTCCGTCGTGACCAGTGAAGAGATGCAAACCCGTCAGGTGGTCAGCGTAAAAGACGCGCTGAACTATACGCCGGGGGTGTTTGCCGGCAACCGCGGCAGCTCAAACACCTATGACGTGGTTAACCTGCGCGGTTTCACTGCGGTCAACACCAACCAGTACCTCGACGGCCTGAAATTGCAGGGCGACAACTATTCGGAAGCGTCGCTGGACCCTTATATGCTGGAACGGGTGGAAGTGCTGCGCGGTCCAGTGTCGGTGCTGTATGGCAAAAGCAGCCCCGGCGGCCTGGTCGCGCTGGTCAGCAAACGGCCGACGGCGGAAACCATCCGCGAAGTCCAGTTCAAGATGGGAACCGATAATCTGTTTCAGACCGGCTTCGACTTCGGCGGCGCCGTCGATGATCAAGGCGTGTATACCTACCGCCTGACCGGGGTGGCGAAAAGCAGCGATACCCAGCAGGATCTCGCTAAAGAGAAGCGTTACGCCATCGCCCCGTCGTTTAGCTGGCAGCCGGATGAAAACACCCGTTTCACGCTGCTGACCGATTTCCAGAATGACCCGTATGCCGGTTTCTACGGCTGGCTGCCGCGTCAGGGCACGGTTAATCCGTTCCTCGACAGCAACGGCAACCCGCATAAGCTGTCCACGTCGTTTAACGATGGCGAAGCCAGCAACAAGATGGCGCGTAATCAGAAGATGGTGGGCTACAGCGCCGAACATGTGTTTAACGACACCTGGACCGTGCGGCAGAACCTGCGTTATATGCAGTTGGAAACGCAATACCGTGGCATCTACGGTACGGGCATTTCCGCATCGCTGCCGTATGTGATGGATCGCGCATCCGTTATCTCTCACGAACGCCTGAACAGCTTTACCGTCGATAATCAGGCGCAGGCGACGTTTTCAACCGCCGATGTCAGCCATACCATGCTGTTTGGCGTGGATTACATGCGAATGCGCAACGATATCGACGAATACTTTGGTTCGGCATCCTCGCTGAATCTGCTGAACCCGGCCTACGGCAACGACAGCATTCCGGCGGATTCGCTCTCTCCCTGGAACTTCCTCAACCGTCAGGAGCAAACCGGGGGTTATGTGCAGGATCAGGCACAGTGGAATCAGTGGCTGGTGACGCTGGGCGGACGTTACGACCGGGCGAAAACCTCGGCGCAGAATCGCACCGCCGGCACCACCGACGCCAACAGCCAGGGGCAGTTCACCTGGCGAGGCGGGGTAAACTACCTGTTTGACAACGGTATCACGCCGTACTTCAGTTACAGCGAATCCTTTGAACCCACCTCGGGCGCCAGCGCCAGCGGCCAGACGTTCAAACCGTCGCTCGGCAAGCAGTATGAAGCCGGGGTGAAATACGTCCCGAAGGATCGCCCGCTGGTGCTGACGGCGGCGGTCTATTCGCTGACCAAGAGCAACAACCTGACCACCGACCCCGACAACACCAACTTCAGCGTCCAGAGCGGTGAAATCACGGTGCGTGGGCTGGAACTGGAAGCCAAGAGCGCGCTGACGCAGAACATCAACGTGACGGCGGCGTATTCGCACGTCAATGCCAAATACACCCACGACACCGACCTGCAAGGTAAACGCCCGTACCAGATTCCCAACAATCAGGCCTCGCTGTGGGCGGATTACACCTTTAACCGCTCGGTGCTCAGCGGGCTGACCGTTGGTTCCGGCGTGCGCTACGTCGGCAGTTCCTACGGCGATGCGAACAATACTTTTAAGGTTGCGCCTTACGGATTGCTGGACGCGATGGTGAAATACGATCTGGCGGCATTCGGTATGTCCGGCTCCAGCCTGGCCGTCAATGTCGATAATTTGCTGAATCGGCAGTACGTCGCCAGCTGTTATACCGATTACGCCTGCTATTGGGGCAGTGAACGTCGCGTTACCGCTACGGCGACATTCCGGTTCTGA
- a CDS encoding ABC transporter permease, which produces MRQQGSQLLRVWNGFFNFYGAAMLLFLIVPVLVIVPLSFNGGSFLSYPLAGFSLRWYREFFHSSEWLSALGNSLLIAPLATVLATVLGVLASVGLVRGEFRGKSLVMAVLISPMIAPVVIVAVGMFFFFAKLSLLNSYIGLVLAHAVLGVPFVVVTVTAVLKNYDQNLTRAAASLGAPPLLAFRKVTLPLIAPGVFSGALFAFATSFDEVIVTLFLASPRQRTLPLQMFAGIRENLDPTIAAAATMMVAAALVLLVVMEILRRRSEKLRGGR; this is translated from the coding sequence ATGAGACAACAGGGTTCGCAGCTGCTGCGGGTGTGGAACGGCTTCTTCAATTTTTACGGTGCGGCGATGCTGCTGTTTCTGATCGTGCCGGTGCTGGTGATCGTGCCGCTGTCGTTCAACGGCGGCTCGTTTCTCAGCTACCCGCTGGCCGGTTTTTCCCTGCGCTGGTATCGGGAATTTTTCCACTCCAGCGAATGGCTGAGCGCGCTCGGCAACAGCCTGCTGATTGCGCCGCTGGCGACGGTGCTGGCAACCGTACTGGGCGTGCTGGCGTCGGTCGGGCTGGTACGCGGCGAGTTTCGCGGCAAATCGCTGGTGATGGCGGTGCTGATTTCGCCGATGATCGCCCCGGTGGTGATCGTGGCGGTAGGGATGTTCTTCTTTTTCGCCAAGCTGTCGCTGTTGAACAGTTACATCGGGCTGGTGCTGGCCCATGCGGTGTTGGGTGTGCCGTTTGTGGTGGTTACCGTGACCGCGGTGCTGAAGAATTACGATCAGAACCTGACCCGTGCCGCCGCCAGTCTGGGCGCGCCGCCGTTGCTGGCGTTTCGTAAGGTGACGCTGCCGCTGATCGCCCCCGGCGTATTCTCCGGCGCGCTGTTTGCCTTCGCTACCTCGTTTGATGAAGTGATCGTCACGCTGTTTCTCGCCAGTCCACGCCAGCGCACGCTGCCGTTGCAGATGTTCGCCGGGATCCGCGAAAACCTCGACCCGACCATCGCCGCCGCCGCGACCATGATGGTGGCCGCGGCACTGGTGCTGCTGGTGGTGATGGAAATCCTGCGTCGTCGTTCGGAGAAACTGCGCGGCGGGCGTTGA
- a CDS encoding ABC transporter permease, producing the protein MSQNEMLKAEPPAGGEGNRTSLKQQLRQAQARYQKRSLLLIAPLFLFILASFLFPILSILGKSVSNPDLRVSMPTTIEAMRQWSGKDVPDESVFQALVSDLRNARSTGQVATITKRLGYEDGQYRQLITRTLRKLPSDEQQGLREQLIADQPMWGELTTWKTIDRASRPFTSYYLLAVFDHKVDPQTDKVVAQPAEQALYVDVLLRTLLMAGVVTLLCVALGYPLAYWLAKQPDNRANLLMILVLLPFWTSLIVRTASWIVLLQSGGLINRSLMGLGIIDEPLVLVFNRIGVYISMTHILLPFFVLPLYAVMKGISPNYVRAAISLGAHPFLAFWRVYVPQTYAGVTAGALLVFMMAIGYYITPALLGGPGDQMLSYFVAFFTNTTMNWGMAAALGTQLLVIVVLLYVVYIRVTRTDADAAAR; encoded by the coding sequence ATGTCCCAGAACGAGATGTTGAAGGCAGAGCCGCCTGCCGGCGGCGAGGGGAACCGAACCAGTCTGAAACAGCAGTTGCGTCAGGCGCAGGCCCGCTATCAGAAACGGTCACTGTTGCTGATTGCACCGTTGTTCCTGTTCATTCTGGCCAGTTTTCTGTTCCCGATACTGTCGATTCTGGGCAAAAGCGTGTCCAACCCGGACCTGCGCGTCAGCATGCCGACCACTATCGAGGCGATGCGGCAATGGTCCGGCAAGGATGTGCCGGATGAGAGCGTGTTTCAGGCGCTGGTAAGCGATCTGCGCAATGCCCGCAGCACCGGGCAGGTCGCCACCATCACCAAACGGTTGGGTTATGAGGACGGCCAGTATCGCCAGCTTATCACCCGCACGCTGCGCAAACTGCCGTCAGATGAACAGCAAGGGCTGCGCGAACAGCTGATTGCCGACCAACCGATGTGGGGCGAACTGACCACCTGGAAAACTATCGACCGCGCGTCGCGGCCTTTCACCAGCTACTACCTGCTGGCGGTATTCGATCATAAGGTGGACCCGCAGACCGACAAGGTGGTGGCGCAACCGGCGGAGCAGGCGCTGTATGTTGACGTGCTGCTGCGCACGTTGCTGATGGCAGGGGTGGTAACACTGCTGTGCGTGGCGTTGGGCTACCCGCTGGCCTACTGGCTGGCGAAACAGCCGGATAATCGCGCCAACCTGCTGATGATTCTGGTACTGCTGCCGTTCTGGACCTCACTGATTGTGCGCACCGCCAGCTGGATCGTGCTGCTGCAGTCCGGTGGGTTGATCAACCGTTCGCTGATGGGGCTGGGAATCATTGATGAGCCGCTGGTGCTGGTGTTTAACCGTATCGGCGTCTATATCTCCATGACCCACATTCTGTTGCCGTTCTTCGTGTTGCCGCTGTATGCGGTGATGAAAGGCATTTCGCCCAACTATGTGCGGGCGGCGATTTCGCTGGGCGCGCATCCGTTTCTGGCGTTCTGGCGGGTGTATGTGCCGCAGACCTACGCCGGGGTGACCGCCGGCGCACTGCTGGTGTTCATGATGGCGATTGGCTACTACATTACACCGGCGCTGCTGGGTGGGCCGGGCGATCAGATGCTCAGCTATTTTGTGGCGTTCTTCACCAATACCACCATGAACTGGGGAATGGCGGCGGCGCTGGGGACACAACTGCTGGTGATCGTGGTGCTGCTGTATGTGGTGTATATCCGTGTCACCCGCACCGACGCCGACGCGGCGGCGCGTTAA
- a CDS encoding ABC transporter substrate-binding protein, which yields MLKKFALSALLVAMASQAWADNLTVISFGGTNKDAQDKAFYKPFQAAGKGAIEAGEYNGEMARIRAMVQTGQVGWDVVEVEGPELLRGCNEGLFEPLDWKKLGNQADFVKGSVSECGAGIFVWSTVLTYNANKLQQAPKSWADFWDVKNFPGKRALRKSAKFTLEIALLADGVKREDVYNVLATPAGVDRAFKKLDQIKSNIQWWESGAQPLQWLVAGDVVMTSAYNGRVAVAQKEKPGINIVWKDGLYDLDSWAIVKGSKHKALAEQFIAFANQPENQKVFAENIAYGPTNGKTTALLDPAISRNLPTAPDNLAQSVQVDTEFWIDHGEELEQRFNAWAAQK from the coding sequence ACAACCTGACCGTGATTTCCTTTGGCGGCACCAACAAGGACGCGCAGGATAAAGCGTTTTACAAACCGTTCCAGGCGGCAGGTAAGGGCGCTATCGAAGCCGGCGAATACAACGGTGAAATGGCTCGTATCCGCGCCATGGTGCAGACCGGGCAGGTCGGCTGGGACGTGGTGGAGGTGGAGGGTCCGGAACTGCTGCGTGGGTGCAACGAAGGGTTGTTTGAACCGCTGGACTGGAAAAAGCTGGGCAATCAGGCTGATTTCGTGAAGGGGTCGGTTTCCGAGTGCGGCGCCGGGATCTTTGTCTGGTCCACCGTGCTGACCTATAACGCCAACAAACTGCAACAAGCGCCGAAAAGCTGGGCCGATTTCTGGGACGTGAAAAACTTCCCCGGCAAGCGCGCGCTGCGTAAAAGCGCCAAGTTCACGCTGGAAATCGCCTTGCTGGCGGACGGCGTGAAGCGTGAAGACGTCTATAACGTGCTGGCGACTCCGGCCGGCGTCGATCGTGCGTTTAAGAAACTCGATCAGATTAAATCCAATATCCAGTGGTGGGAATCCGGCGCGCAGCCGCTGCAATGGCTGGTGGCGGGCGACGTGGTGATGACCTCCGCCTACAACGGCCGCGTAGCGGTGGCGCAGAAAGAGAAACCGGGCATCAATATCGTCTGGAAAGACGGCCTGTACGATCTGGATAGCTGGGCCATCGTGAAAGGCTCCAAACACAAAGCGCTGGCCGAACAGTTCATCGCATTCGCCAACCAGCCGGAAAACCAGAAAGTGTTCGCGGAAAACATCGCCTACGGCCCGACCAACGGTAAAACCACCGCCTTGCTGGACCCCGCGATCAGCCGCAACCTGCCGACCGCGCCGGATAACCTGGCTCAGTCGGTGCAGGTGGATACCGAGTTCTGGATCGATCACGGCGAAGAGCTGGAGCAGCGCTTCAACGCCTGGGCTGCCCAGAAGTAA